One Aerococcus urinaeequi DNA segment encodes these proteins:
- a CDS encoding heavy metal translocating P-type ATPase, translated as MQQIILKHKNHITVISGLLIIIGFIAHFIFTNTVIFNSAFIIASILGVMPIAIQAYQAMKVKVVSIDVLVTIAVIGAFFIQNYEESAIVTFLFLFGSYLEQRTLKQTRSAIKELTEMAPETAFKQLNEGQFEEVDIDEVEEGDILLVKTGAKIPVDGRVTTGKGHVNEANITGESLPLKKEKGDEVFAGTIMDNGTIQIVADRIGEDSTFGRIIELVEEAQDSKSEAERFIDQFSRWYTPVVLFIGLLVWVLTKDTALAVTVLVLGCPGALVIGVPVSNVAGIGNGAKNGILFKGSEVISHFANVDTVLFDKTGTLTEGKPEVGEFVYYGNNQEEDLSLLFSVERESDHPLADAITNKLAQYKLRPVERTQVIKGGGIIAHVDGHVVAVGNKHLMEQERISLSADVLKKLDTLERDGSSIVLTAVDHQLMILMGIRDQVRPGVKRDLQKLKSLGVKNLIVLSGDNQGTVNLVKKELGLTEAHGDMLPEDKQSFLKERQSTGEIVAFIGDGVNDSPSLATAEVGIAMGNGTDAAIESSDIVLMNSNFNRLPHALGLAKGTYANMRQNILIAVGVVIILLFSLIFSEWMSMSIGMLVHEASILVVILNAMRLRGYQLK; from the coding sequence ATGCAACAGATTATTTTGAAACATAAAAATCATATTACAGTTATCAGTGGTTTACTTATTATTATAGGTTTTATTGCACATTTCATTTTTACTAATACGGTTATCTTTAACAGTGCTTTTATCATTGCTTCCATATTGGGTGTTATGCCCATTGCAATACAGGCTTATCAGGCTATGAAAGTAAAAGTAGTGAGTATTGATGTTTTAGTAACGATAGCGGTTATTGGTGCTTTCTTTATCCAAAATTACGAAGAGTCAGCTATTGTTACTTTTTTATTTTTATTTGGCTCATATTTAGAGCAGCGTACACTTAAGCAAACACGATCTGCGATTAAAGAGTTGACAGAAATGGCTCCAGAGACTGCTTTTAAGCAATTGAACGAGGGGCAATTTGAAGAAGTAGATATTGATGAAGTAGAGGAAGGAGATATTCTTTTAGTAAAAACTGGGGCTAAGATTCCAGTAGATGGTAGGGTAACTACTGGAAAGGGACATGTAAATGAGGCTAATATCACTGGCGAATCTTTACCTCTAAAGAAAGAAAAAGGTGACGAAGTATTTGCCGGTACCATTATGGATAATGGGACTATTCAAATAGTCGCTGATAGAATTGGGGAGGATTCTACATTTGGTCGAATTATTGAATTAGTAGAAGAGGCACAAGATTCTAAATCGGAAGCTGAGCGATTTATTGACCAGTTCTCTCGTTGGTACACACCTGTAGTACTTTTCATTGGGTTATTAGTTTGGGTATTAACTAAAGATACGGCACTAGCAGTTACTGTATTAGTACTTGGTTGCCCAGGAGCCTTGGTCATTGGTGTACCGGTTTCAAATGTGGCGGGTATAGGAAATGGTGCAAAGAATGGTATTTTGTTTAAAGGTTCTGAAGTGATTAGTCATTTTGCGAATGTAGATACAGTCCTATTTGATAAAACAGGTACCTTAACTGAAGGAAAGCCTGAAGTGGGCGAATTTGTTTACTATGGAAATAATCAAGAGGAGGATTTGTCTCTACTATTCTCGGTTGAAAGGGAATCTGATCATCCCTTAGCAGACGCTATTACGAATAAGTTAGCGCAATATAAACTACGACCTGTAGAGCGTACACAGGTTATAAAAGGTGGGGGCATAATTGCTCACGTTGATGGACACGTCGTTGCAGTAGGGAATAAACACTTAATGGAACAAGAAAGGATATCACTATCTGCTGATGTGCTTAAAAAATTAGATACATTAGAAAGAGACGGTAGTTCAATTGTATTAACAGCAGTTGATCATCAGTTAATGATTTTAATGGGAATCCGTGACCAGGTTCGACCAGGTGTTAAACGAGACCTACAAAAATTAAAATCACTTGGTGTTAAAAATCTCATTGTATTATCAGGGGATAATCAAGGTACTGTTAATTTAGTTAAAAAGGAGCTAGGATTAACCGAGGCCCATGGCGATATGCTGCCTGAGGATAAGCAGTCATTTCTAAAAGAAAGACAGTCTACTGGTGAAATTGTTGCGTTTATTGGTGATGGTGTGAATGATAGCCCCTCTCTAGCTACTGCAGAAGTAGGGATAGCTATGGGAAATGGAACAGATGCAGCCATTGAAAGTTCAGATATTGTTTTGATGAATTCCAATTTTAATCGTCTCCCCCATGCTTTAGGCTTAGCTAAAGGGACATATGCGAATATGCGACAAAATATTCTTATTGCTGTTGGTGTGGTGATAATATTGCTCTTTAGTTTAATATTCAGTGAATGGATGTCTATGTCAATTGGTATGTTAGTTCACGAGGCAAGTATTTTGGTTGTTATTTTAAATGCAATGAGATTAAGAGGATATCAATTAAAATAA
- a CDS encoding alpha/beta hydrolase: MEFAPFFYLELKEHILDVPYTLAKRRIRVLLPKDYEEKTDKHYPVVYMHDGQNVFHSKEAFSKHSWKTIHAVKRNPDLPSMIIVGIDNGEETRTLEYLPWTVKEAYDSSLSGQGGRGAEFSEFVVTIVKDFVDKHYRTIPDAAHTAMIGSSFGATISTYLGAAYKDQIGRLGIFSLTNWAVAQDFDRFIERVNLPNDQRIYIECGTEEGDEIDEMIIGPYTEQAYITDAIKYSQQVMQAGVAPENVSLNIFHGDEHSEKYWSKHLPDCLRFISQGWPL; the protein is encoded by the coding sequence ATGGAGTTTGCACCATTTTTCTATTTGGAACTTAAAGAACATATTTTAGATGTGCCTTATACCTTGGCTAAGCGGCGAATTCGTGTCCTCTTACCTAAGGACTATGAAGAAAAGACAGATAAGCATTATCCCGTAGTTTATATGCATGACGGACAGAATGTGTTTCATTCCAAGGAAGCTTTTTCGAAACATTCTTGGAAAACAATTCACGCGGTCAAGCGGAATCCGGATTTACCAAGTATGATTATTGTCGGCATTGATAATGGTGAGGAGACACGGACCTTGGAATACCTACCGTGGACGGTTAAAGAAGCTTATGATTCAAGCCTATCTGGTCAAGGGGGACGGGGCGCTGAATTTTCTGAATTTGTGGTGACTATAGTCAAAGATTTTGTCGACAAACACTACCGGACTATACCGGACGCTGCCCACACGGCGATGATTGGGTCTTCCTTTGGGGCGACCATTTCCACGTATCTTGGCGCTGCCTATAAAGATCAAATTGGTCGTTTAGGGATTTTTTCTTTGACCAATTGGGCCGTTGCGCAAGATTTTGACCGGTTTATTGAACGGGTGAATTTGCCAAATGATCAACGGATTTATATCGAATGCGGGACTGAAGAAGGGGACGAGATAGATGAGATGATCATCGGTCCTTATACTGAACAGGCTTATATTACGGATGCCATTAAATATAGCCAACAGGTGATGCAGGCAGGTGTGGCGCCAGAAAATGTGTCCTTGAATATTTTCCATGGGGACGAACATTCAGAAAAATATTGGTCTAAACACCTACCAGATTGTCTACGATTTATTAGCCAAGGTTGGCCATTGTAA
- a CDS encoding YlbG family protein: MSIYDERQSRQALIVWMYSNKKVKQLQKYGFVYYVSRKMKYAVLYTDVSEADHIQKNLEKLHFVRQVDVSPRQAMATDYATAFDAYAADLMAKKDSDDKDRLNERYA, translated from the coding sequence ATGAGTATTTATGATGAAAGACAGTCACGGCAAGCGTTGATTGTGTGGATGTATTCTAATAAAAAGGTGAAACAGTTACAGAAGTACGGTTTCGTTTATTATGTCTCGCGGAAGATGAAGTATGCGGTTTTGTATACGGATGTGTCGGAAGCGGACCATATTCAAAAGAATCTTGAGAAGTTACATTTCGTGCGTCAGGTGGATGTGTCTCCTAGACAGGCGATGGCGACGGACTATGCGACGGCTTTTGATGCCTATGCGGCAGACTTGATGGCCAAGAAGGATTCGGATGATAAAGATCGTTTGAATGAACGGTATGCTTAA
- a CDS encoding pyruvate carboxylase has product MIKKVLVANRGEIAIRIFRACFELGISTVAVYSQEDEGSVHRFKADESYLLSKDKKAVEAYLDIESIIQIAKDVNADAIHPGYGFLSENTEFARRCEEEGIKFIGPSHEILDMFGDKVKAREAAKKANIPLIPGSDGPVESLEEVVEFGKTAGYPIIIKAALGGGGRGMRVVRSEDEVAEQYRLAVSEATKAFGSGEAYVEKYVEGPKHIEVQIMADEQGNTMHLWERDCSVQRRHQKVVEVAPTVNMSMELRNRICNSARDFLDSVDYANAGTVEFLLDGDDFYFIEVNPRVQVEHTITEQITGVDIVQTQIRVAAGESLSEIGLPAQEDLPLNGFAIQCRVTTEDPNNNFFPDTGKINTYRSPGGFGVRLDAGNGFQNTVVSPYFDSMIAKLITYGTDFEDTVAKTDRALREYRVRGVKNNIPFLRNVVNHPVFQEGTANTVFIDNTPELFNFPKERNRDRGNKVLQYIGDISVNGFPGIENEKAEFLTIPTPKIELVDRSGLSAKQILDRDGAKGVQEFIKNSNDLLLTDTTMRDAHQSLIATRMRTRDMVKPAKVMEDALPNLFSMEVWGGATFDASFRFLTENPWSRLEQLREAMPNTLLQMLFRGSNAVGYTSYPDNTLKAFIDQAAASGIDVFRVFDSLNWTKQIEKPIQYVKDAGKIAEATMCYTGDILNPERTKYSLDYYVNLAKELQAMGADIIAVKDMAGLLKPQAAYALISELKDHIDVPIHLHTHDTAGNGILTYTEASRAGVDIVDVASSAFASTTSQPSMQSLYYAMEYNDRKPNIHVQNAEKINQYWLGVRSYYDEFTSGLEGPETEIYSTEMPGGQYTNLQQQAKSVGLGSRWDEVKQMYHDVNFLFGDIVKVTPSSKVVGDMALFMVQNDLTIDKFFAEGKKYDFPQSVIDLFKGKIGQPEGGFPQDVSDIILKGEEASTDRPGEHLAPIDFEATRQELIAKLGDEDVDDQDVLSYIMYPDVFVDYRHKLERYSDVSIIPTPSFFYGMKTGETVNVEIQKGKVLYIRLIQIGELDETGQRIVFFELNGQSREIIVHDANAKTTTAVRRKADHGNTNHIAATMPGTILDVQVQQGDEIEEGQLLLISEAMKMETTLKAPRKAVVKELLVANGDQVNSGDLLLVLE; this is encoded by the coding sequence ATGATCAAAAAAGTATTAGTTGCGAACCGTGGAGAAATCGCAATCCGTATTTTCCGAGCGTGTTTTGAACTAGGAATTAGTACAGTCGCAGTTTATTCACAAGAGGATGAAGGATCAGTTCACCGTTTCAAGGCGGATGAGTCTTATTTATTGTCTAAGGATAAAAAGGCTGTTGAAGCTTATTTAGATATCGAATCGATTATTCAAATTGCGAAAGATGTGAATGCTGACGCGATTCACCCTGGTTACGGCTTCCTGTCTGAAAATACTGAATTTGCGCGTCGTTGTGAGGAAGAGGGGATCAAGTTTATCGGTCCTTCACACGAAATTTTAGATATGTTCGGGGATAAAGTAAAAGCTCGTGAAGCAGCTAAGAAAGCGAATATTCCGTTGATTCCAGGTTCTGATGGACCAGTTGAAAGTCTTGAAGAAGTGGTTGAATTTGGTAAAACTGCTGGTTACCCAATTATCATCAAAGCTGCCTTAGGTGGTGGAGGACGTGGTATGCGTGTGGTACGTTCAGAAGATGAAGTAGCAGAACAATACCGTCTTGCGGTTTCTGAAGCGACTAAAGCTTTTGGTTCAGGTGAAGCCTACGTTGAGAAATACGTAGAAGGACCTAAACATATTGAAGTTCAAATCATGGCTGATGAGCAAGGAAACACTATGCATTTATGGGAACGTGACTGTTCAGTTCAACGTCGTCACCAAAAAGTGGTTGAGGTTGCGCCAACTGTAAACATGTCAATGGAACTACGTAACCGTATCTGTAATTCTGCCCGTGACTTCTTAGATTCAGTGGACTACGCTAATGCCGGAACTGTTGAGTTCTTGTTAGATGGCGATGACTTCTACTTTATCGAAGTAAACCCTCGTGTCCAAGTAGAACATACAATTACAGAGCAAATCACTGGTGTGGACATTGTCCAAACACAAATCCGTGTTGCAGCAGGTGAAAGCTTAAGTGAAATTGGTTTACCAGCACAAGAAGACTTACCATTAAATGGTTTTGCAATCCAATGTCGTGTAACTACAGAGGATCCAAATAACAATTTCTTCCCAGATACAGGTAAAATCAACACTTACCGTTCTCCAGGCGGTTTTGGTGTCCGTTTAGATGCGGGTAATGGTTTCCAAAATACGGTTGTTAGTCCGTACTTTGACTCAATGATCGCTAAGTTAATCACTTACGGTACAGATTTCGAAGATACGGTAGCAAAAACAGACCGTGCCTTAAGAGAGTATCGTGTGCGTGGTGTTAAGAACAATATTCCGTTCTTGCGTAACGTTGTAAACCATCCTGTTTTCCAAGAGGGTACTGCAAACACTGTATTCATCGACAATACACCTGAATTGTTCAACTTCCCTAAAGAACGAAACCGTGACCGAGGAAACAAAGTCTTACAATACATCGGGGACATTTCTGTAAATGGTTTCCCAGGTATTGAAAATGAAAAAGCAGAATTCTTAACGATTCCAACACCTAAGATTGAATTGGTGGACCGTAGTGGTTTATCTGCTAAACAAATTTTAGACCGTGATGGCGCAAAAGGTGTACAAGAATTTATTAAAAATTCAAATGACTTATTATTAACAGATACGACAATGCGCGATGCACACCAATCATTGATTGCGACTCGTATGCGTACGCGTGACATGGTGAAACCAGCTAAAGTTATGGAAGATGCTTTGCCAAACCTATTCTCTATGGAAGTTTGGGGTGGGGCGACATTTGATGCATCCTTCCGTTTCTTAACTGAAAACCCTTGGAGCCGTCTAGAGCAGTTGCGTGAAGCAATGCCAAATACCTTGCTACAAATGTTATTCCGTGGTTCAAATGCGGTAGGTTACACTTCATACCCAGATAATACTTTGAAAGCTTTCATTGACCAGGCTGCAGCTTCAGGAATTGACGTCTTCCGTGTGTTTGACTCATTAAACTGGACTAAACAAATTGAAAAACCAATTCAATATGTGAAAGATGCTGGTAAGATCGCTGAAGCGACAATGTGTTATACAGGTGATATCTTAAATCCAGAGCGTACTAAGTATTCTCTAGACTACTATGTAAATTTAGCCAAAGAGTTACAAGCTATGGGCGCAGATATTATTGCAGTCAAAGATATGGCGGGTTTATTAAAACCACAAGCTGCTTATGCTTTAATTTCAGAATTGAAAGACCATATCGATGTGCCAATTCATTTACACACGCATGATACAGCAGGTAACGGTATCTTAACTTACACTGAAGCATCACGTGCAGGTGTAGACATTGTGGATGTGGCAAGTTCTGCATTTGCTTCAACAACATCACAACCATCTATGCAATCACTATATTATGCGATGGAGTATAACGACCGTAAACCAAATATCCATGTACAAAATGCAGAGAAAATTAACCAATACTGGTTAGGTGTGCGTTCTTACTACGATGAATTCACTTCAGGTTTAGAGGGTCCAGAAACTGAAATCTACAGTACAGAGATGCCTGGTGGTCAATATACAAACTTACAACAACAAGCTAAATCTGTTGGTTTGGGTAGTCGTTGGGACGAAGTAAAACAAATGTATCATGATGTAAACTTCTTGTTTGGTGATATCGTTAAAGTTACCCCTTCATCTAAAGTTGTTGGTGATATGGCCTTATTTATGGTTCAAAATGACCTAACAATTGATAAATTCTTCGCAGAAGGGAAAAAATACGACTTCCCTCAATCTGTTATCGATTTATTTAAAGGTAAAATCGGTCAACCAGAAGGTGGATTCCCGCAAGATGTATCTGACATCATCTTAAAAGGTGAAGAGGCTTCAACTGATCGTCCAGGGGAACACTTAGCACCAATTGATTTTGAAGCTACTCGTCAAGAATTGATTGCTAAATTAGGTGATGAAGATGTAGACGACCAAGACGTCTTATCTTACATTATGTATCCTGATGTTTTTGTAGACTACCGTCATAAACTTGAACGTTATTCTGACGTTTCAATCATCCCAACACCAAGCTTCTTCTATGGTATGAAGACTGGTGAAACTGTGAATGTTGAAATTCAAAAGGGTAAAGTCTTATACATCCGCTTAATCCAAATTGGTGAGTTGGATGAAACTGGTCAACGGATTGTCTTCTTTGAATTAAACGGACAATCTCGTGAAATTATAGTACATGACGCCAATGCTAAAACAACGACTGCTGTTCGTCGTAAAGCTGATCACGGCAATACAAACCATATTGCAGCGACAATGCCTGGTACAATCCTTGATGTTCAGGTGCAACAAGGTGATGAAATTGAAGAAGGTCAATTACTGTTGATTTCTGAAGCCATGAAGATGGAGACTACTTTGAAAGCACCACGTAAGGCTGTTGTGAAAGAATTACTTGTTGCCAACGGCGACCAAGTAAATTCTGGTGACTTGCTATTAGTATTGGAATAA